AACCGCACCGACGGTTGGTACGACGAGAGCCTTCCGCTCGTGCTCGAGCTCGGCGACGAACAGGGCGTCTACACGCGGCTGGCGCGCAAGGCCGACCACTTCGACGTCAGCACCCCGTGGAAGGTGACATCCAAGGGCAAGAAGGCCCGCACGGTGCGCATTCGCAGCGATCGCCGCACTCACCTTTGCCTCGGCGAAGTCGAAGTTTACGGGCGCAAGTGAACGACACACCCAAGAAGAGCCGGCTCAGGGCCTTTGGTGCGCGCGTCGTCGCGTTTTTGCGTGACGCGCAGCGGCGCGCGGTTCGTGGGCATCGTCGGCGCCATCTTCGTGTGCCTCGCGATGACGCTCGAGGTCCTCGGGCCGATGTTCGAGAACTGGCACACCTACGGCTTCCACGATTGGGACACGCACACGGCCTACCGCTACGGCACGATCCTAAGCCTGACGCGCTACCACGAAGGCCCCTGGTGGGCGCCGTGGCTCTGCGGCGGCTACGCGTCGTGGGGTTACGTCGAAGGCGCGACGAACCTCGTCTCCCCGTACCTCCCCTTCTATCTGCTCTTCAAGATGCCCGTCGCCCTCCGCATCGAGGTCGTGGGCAGCGCCATCTTCGGCTTCGTGGGGACCTACGTGGTCGCGGGCCGCTTCACGCGGAGCGCCGCCGTTCGCGCGCTTGTCGCGGTGCTCTTCGCCATGAACGGCCGCTGGTCTTTGCAGATCGCCTCAGGCCACACGTGGCACCTGCAATACGCGTGGCTTCCGTGGCTCCTCTACTTCTACGACGTCTCGCTCGAAGACAAGCGCTTCCGTCAGGTGGTCTACGGCGGCATCTGCCTCGCCATGATGGTCTACATGGGCGGCATCTATCCGCTTCCGCAGAGCGCGCTGCTCTTGGTCGTCTTCGGTGCGCTCTCGGCGATCTTCCGTCGCAGCCTCCGTCCCATTCTCACGGCGGCGCTCATCTCCGTCATCGGCGTCGGTCTCTCGGCGCCCAAGCTCTTGCCGATGCTCGACGGCATGTCGCGCGCGCCCCGCATCATCGAGTCGCCAGAAGCCATCGACCTTCGGCAGGTCATCCTCATGATGGCGAGCCCGAGCCAGTCGTTCCACGCGGGGCCCGTGATGGTGCCGTCGTACGGCTGGCACGAGTGGGGCATCTACATCGGGTGGTTCGGCGTGACGGTGCTCGTGCTGGGGCTCCTCTTTGCGCGCGGCAAGACAGGCCACCCGTTGAAGCTCACGGGTGCGTTGTTCTTCGTCCTTGGCCTCGGCGCGTTTTTTGCCCGAATCGCCTTGGACGCTCCTCCACAAGCTCCCGGTGTTAGCGTCGCAGCACGTGCCGTCGCGGTTTTTGCATCCGGCGATCCTGCTGCTCGGCTTGTCCTTCGCGGTTGCCGTGCGGAGCTGGCTCGATCCGTTCCTCTTGCGGAGGCCGCTCGTCGACGCGCTCTTGCTCGTGCCGGTCGCGTTCGCGGCGCTCGACATCGCCGCCGTGGGTCGCGTGGCGCTCGACGTCGCCTTTCCCCACGAGGCGCCGCCCATCGTGCGGAGCGACGCGTTCAAGCAGCAGCACCGGGCGCCAGCCAGCTACCCGGCGCCCGACTGGGCGCAGCCCGTGTACCTCGCCATGCTCGCGAACCAAGGGGTCATCGATTGTTGGGCCGTTCCGCGGCCCACCGAGTGGGGCGCCATCGGCGAAGGCATGCCGGGCTATCGCGGTGAGGCGTACGTCGAAGCGGGCACCGGCGAGGCGCGCGTCGTCTCGTCCACGCCGAACACCGCCGAGATCCAAGTCGACGGCGCGACGGAAGGCGCCGTCGTGGTCTACAACATGAACTACGACCCGAGCTGGCGCGCCAACGGCAAGCCGGCGATGGTCTGGAAGAACGCGGTCGCCGCGCGCGTGCCGGCGGGCTCATCGCGCGTGCGGTTCACGTATTACCCACGCACCATGAACGCGGGCCTCGCGGTCTTTGCGGTGTCAGCGGCGCTGTGTGGCGTGTTTCCGTGGTGGCGCAAGCGAAGGGCGAAGCGGAAGGCTGCCGCGGCGAAGGCGGAGCGAGCCGACGGCGAAGCGACGTAGGCGACGCGATTCGACGTTCGGGCCGTGGCCGTCGCGAGTCGCGAGTCGCGAAGGTCGGTGTGTGCGAATGTTCACGCCCAGCGCGTCACGGCGTCGCCTCGTTGTGCCAGAGCCACGCGTCTTAGACGGTTCGCGTTTCGCCCTCCGTGACGGTGTCGCGAATGGCCACGGCGGAGACCTTGGTGCGAAACGAGCATCCGCCGGGGATGTCGACGGTGCGCGTGGCGTCTCTCCTCACGGCGGGCACGGTTCAACGCCCTCGGTCGCAAGAAGCTCGTCGCCGGTGCATCCACGAAACACGCCGTCCGGTCGCTCCGTGATGAACTCGAGAAGGAACGCGGCGCCATCCGACTTGCGAGCCCAACACTCCACAAAGGATCCCCAGAAGCGCAGCGGCTTGCCGCAGAAAATATTCTCAGGCCGTCGGCACAACCCGCCATCGACCGGAGCAAACCCGTATCCCCCCTGCACGCGGCAGCTCGGTGGACACTGGGCAACGGGTATGGCGAAACACTCCTCCGAGCTGACGTCGCGGAGAACATCGGAAGGGCCCGCGTCGATCAGCGGCTCGGTCGACCTTTCAGCGGTCGCGGACGCGTCGTCGGCGACGGGGAGGTCGCTCGTCGCACGACAACCGCCAGCAACGAGTGCCAGGCACAACACGGTAAGAACGCGCGCCCTCACGGCGTCACCTCGTTGTGCCAAAGCCACGCGTCGTAGACCGTTCGCGTCTCGCCCACGGGAATGGCCACGGCGGAGACCTTGATGCGCAGAGACGACCGCGAGCGTCGCCCATGCATCGTGTCGGTTCGCATTCATGGCATGGCCTCCGGCTAGTTCTGCGGCTAGTTCTGCGGCTGTTCGCAATAGCGCGTCACGCTCGTTCTCTGCGCGAGCTCGCCGGCGCCGCACTCGCGGTAGCCGTAGCCGAACTCCGTGACGACCGAAGGGACCGTTATTACGGCGCCGTCGCTGAGACGCACCCAGCAGGCCACTGCGGCGTTACCCCCGAAGAGTCGAACGCCGCAGTAGAGGCGAATGGGAGCGAGGCACAGGCCGCCATCTTGCTCGGCGCGCTGGACGTATCCCTCCTGCTCGCGGCATCCCTCGAGGCACGTTCCGGCGTCGGACGACGCGAAGCACTCCGCAACCGTGCGCGCCGCGTCGGCGGGGCCCACATCCGCGCTGCCTGCATCGGACACCGTGGAGGCGCTCTTCTCGGAGGAACAGCCCATCGTGCAAGTTGCAGCGAGCACCAGCATCGCGGACCATCGGTTCACGGATTCACCTCGTTGTGTCGGGGTTCCATACTCACGCGCTCGCCCGACGGCTCGCCTTCCGCCGCAGCTCGGACGCGCCTCGCCAAAAACCTCAACCGAGCATGACGCGCCACTCGTCACGCTCCGGATCGTAGTTGAAGTCGTGTCGCATGACCTCGACGAGGGTCGAGCCATCGGGCGTCGGCACGCGCTCGCAAATCACCGCGGGCAAGTTGCCGAGCGCGAAGCGCTTCGCCTCCTCGAGCGTGTCGAACCCCACGACGTGATCGGCGAGAACCACGTAGCGATGCAAGGTGAGCGTCGTCATGTTCCCTCCACCTGGAGCTGGGCGAGCAGGCGCGCTAGCGATTCACGTTCGTCCGCGCCGAAGGGTCGACCCAATAGCTCCGCGGCGACCGTCTCGATCGCTGCCCTCTGCACCAAGTTGCGAAACCTCTGGGCCCCCTCGGCCAATCGAATTTCGAGGTCATTCGCTTCGGCGATCGCAACGAGCGAGCTTGCAACGAGGGGCTCCGCCGCGGCGAGTATCGCGACGTCGATGGCATCTTGGTCGCGCCCCGCGCAGAGCTTGAGGAAGGCGATGTCGTGTGGCGCAGCGACCACATACCGGGCGCCATCGACGACCCGCTCGACGGGTGGCTGGCTCAGCCGGGTGGACTCGAACGTGCGCGGGTTCGTCACTGGATCGACGAAGACGTCGATGGCCGGCTCACCGGCCTTCCGGGCCCTGAAATAGGCGCCCGCGTCGCCCACCTTCCACCCGTCCGCCTCGAGGTGTGCGCGGAGGGAGCCAGCGGCAGCTGAAGTGCTCACCACGAGGTCCACATCGAGCGTGACTCTCGCCTTGTTGCCCGAGAGTACGCGGACGCCAAGGCCGCCGATGAGCCGCAGCTCTCTGGCCATCGGGAGCGCGAACAGCGTCGCGGCAAGGGCCAGAGGCGTCATCGCCGAAGTATAGGGTCGAGGCCGAACGAATGGGAAACGCGCCGTCGCTGGACGCGCCTATCGATCCAGCTCCGGTCAGTTCCCGCCGTCGCACTTCGTGTACGCGGGCGCCGTTCGAAAGCTCGACTCCTCCTCGTCGGTGCACGCTCGATACACACCGGGAGGTGGAGTCGTGTTCAGCGATGGCAGCCAGGCCATCAAGCCATCCGAGAGACGAACTCCACAGGCGACCCCGCTAGACCACGCTACCAACGGCGTCCCACAAAACATTCGCACCGGAGTCGAACACGTGCCTGCATCGTTCGGAACGTACCCGAGTTGTTCTTGGCAACCAGCAGGACACGGAGCCGGCGCGGTCGCAGCCGAGGCACACGGATCTCCTCCGGTCGCCGCATCCCCGCCCGCAGCGCCGCTCGTCGAGTTTGTGTCTGTTTTGATGGCGCCGTTGCAAGCGAGCGTTGCGAGCAGGAGCGGAGCCGCGTGGATCATGCTGGTTTTCACGGGTCCACCTCGTTGTGCCAAAGCCATGCGTCGTGAACGGTGACCGTCTGGCCGCCACCGATGGCCACGCCCGCCAACCCAGCCCGCAGAACGGTCGCACCTCGGCCCACCGGCCGAGGCCCGCGGAGCCGCGGCGCTCTACGCCTTCTTGCAGACCGCGAACGTGTTCAGGCCGAACTTGTGGCCGAAGCACTTGATGTGCTGCGGAAGAAACCCTGCCGTGACGAGCAGCGGCCAGAAGTCTTTCGGGTCGTAGTACATCTTGTGATCGTTCATCTCGTCGGCCGGCGAGAGGCGGAGGCGAAACGCCGACAGCTCGAGGAACGTCTTGCCGCGCCACGAGGGCACGTTGAAGAGCGCCGTGCCGCCGGGCGCAAGGATGCGGAACATCTCGCGGAGCGCCACCGTGGGCTCCCACAAGTGCTCGAGCACGGACACGCACATGACCACGTCGAGGCCGCCATCTTCGA
This region of Myxococcales bacterium genomic DNA includes:
- a CDS encoding methyltransferase domain-containing protein, yielding MRTTAFAQNYEPTPVDRFGVWLSARQLKRYVPDFRNKRVGDFGCGYHASFVRTILDDASKVVLADVSIADDLKANPKVKALEGDLLGSLRSLEDGGLDVVMCVSVLEHLWEPTVALREMFRILAPGGTALFNVPSWRGKTFLELSAFRLRLSPADEMNDHKMYYDPKDFWPLLVTAGFLPQHIKCFGHKFGLNTFAVCKKA